gcTATATTTGGTAAAGATtaacagagaaaaataaaataatggtaGCATGGTACATCCAGAAGCAAAATAAACTAGGAGCGTTgaaagaaacttgcgatcattTAAGgaaccaaaaagaaaaatttgcCAAAAATTAGTTACCTTGTCTTTTGGCATTGTATTAAAAGTAGTTGTGCAATGTCAatggcacttgttcactgcaaccacccTGTCTTTGGGGAAGTTTGGGAAAAGCAGatctatggtatgccaatgcagTATACAGCTCCcactaaaaaaatcattaaaatatcacttttgtgaccaaaaatactaatttccatacagttgcaaataatttttcattagcAATCTGGGAATCATTTCTGTATTCACCTGTTTTGATCTTCCACTCTTCAGAGATAGCGATATATCGCGGTCGATAGTATTGATGAGATGATCATGTACTGGGATGAAATCTAGCTCATGCCTCATTAGCTCACCAGGAGCttaaaaacttaaacattttgGTCATATTTTTGTATACGCTCTTTTTTGGTGGAAATTgtgagaaaattttcattttccaatcGGTTTttaatgtagaaaaaaatataagaattcaatttctttaagAGCCAACTCAGCCAAGTTATACAGTGAATAGCAGTAATGGAAAATGACagcataaaaaaatcaagcatttgtcccaaagcACAAGAAAATAGGCGAAaaaaacattgccaaccttatttcaccacacagggagtGCAGTGTAGTAACATAGAACAAGGTTACagtatatcataaccttgttcattgaatgagtggtcaATGGGCAGATCTCTATAATCAGACAACCGAAACACCAGTTTCAATTTTCTGGCCGAGTGACCAGCTTAACGATTACGCAACTGGTTTCCCTGAAAAAGCCAAGTTGCTGGCTCAACTTTCTCCCTCGCTGTATCAACACTTGATTTTACaagatttgaattttattacaCAAACAGGTCAGATTTTCATAATTGCTTTAAGTGAAACCCTACAGTATTTTGGGGATGAGCATATAAAGCTTTTAGAGGGTTCATGGTACCATGATATGAAAAAGTCCAAGGTGTCTTGGCATGCTTGGAAAGGGGCTTTGATTTCCTTTGTGTCTGTGAAAATCTTAGTTTATACTCGCCAACATGTCAAAATGCTACTTAATGCCACCAGTGATGGCTGGTGGGTGTATTATTGTACATTACGAGTGACTCAACACATGACCAGTACAGTGACCCTTTCTTTTGctaatgatgtacatgtacttctataGTAGCAACTAGCATGCTCCAGTGGTGCATAAATTGTATTGACTTTACTATAATACCAACcgacagatttaaaaaaaacgttAGAGTGCAGAATTCaaggatccaggggggggggggggtaaaataattttaatttgaatattaacAAAGTTAGAACCCATAAAAAGTCGTAGAATGTGTTTATTGAGCATCTCAGGGTTCCCTAACACAAAGatttagcgatcaatcgctaaatgaattgaccaatcaagatcaatgttacacgcacatttgtcgcaaaatactgactaggaatcagaagtgttctttcatatttgctattcatcacaaacctttgtgttaccaagcccaggggagcatttcatgaaaggacttgtcagacgttttatccgacaagtcctgttttgaCAGTTGCTATAGGATCAGttcttctcaaccaatcagaatccaggaaagttgtcagatctgacaacttgtcggacaaaatattgatgaaacgcccccctggggccgattgcacgaaagggtctttgcaaggaccgtctttcgtgtcgcccatcttttatgatgcaccatgtgaaacgcattttaaataaatcatctgcaaacatatttcattcgtccgttaaaataaacaaaatatttgtttataacatgatgtgatatatcatgaaattatgatttgatttaaaagcaagctaacgaatcttattctttaacaTAAATTTAAGAAACACCCCCactgggcgacacgaaagacggtccttggaaagaccctttcatgcaatcggcccctggtcttcattttttattttgatttttggaGCAACTAGACCAacccattttttttgtcaagctATCAATTCAGGATATCCTTTTTTGTACCAATTacatttttgcttgtcaaattttttgaaCTTCACACCCCATCTGACTCTGCCATTTTACATGTACCATAACCATATGCAGCTGGGGGCAGCTTGAAAACATATTCTCACAAAAAATGTCACATAATTCACCAAAAAGGTGCAGAAAATGAAGGTCTATCATGACACAGAATGCTGACATCGAGGCAtggcacaaactggaccctcaaaaagCAAAAGTTAGACCTCTAGGACTAGGGCCTTGCTACTCTAGATCTATCACTTTCAAGCGCATTCTTGGTATCGATTggtcattttgtttccaattttgAAATATCAGGATTCAAGCTCCTTGTATAGCTTCATCCATATTGTACAAATCGACGTAAGCgcataatttattttcccctttcctttttgTTGCAACCTCATTTCTATTTTGGAGAGTATGCTCTCTGCCTGTCATGATTAGGCCTAgtagtatacccagttgttgtgtatccggacgggttgtgtgtccggacgatcaattttagaaagtcatttggaaaaatttacaagctaagttttagcaatttttagtacaaaacgTTAGGAAATATTACAAAGAACAAAATGACTACAAAGATTGAATTAATATTCTTactgtaatccaaagacaaaaaagaaggcttcaaaaatataaagtgtccggacacccccCATCCTACAAGGACGAGTCCTGGGCCCCGGCCCTtggttaaccccccccccttgggccCCCTGACTGAGCTCTGCCTAGTTAACTACACTGCAGCCATGGTTAATGTCTGATGAAAAATATGCTAACAGTAACATTACAATATTCTGAGCGGAGTCATCACCTTCTTCTGCCACCATATCTTCCACCAAAACGGTCGCCGTAGTCTCGGCGTCCGCCTCCTCCGTATCTTCCCCGCGATTCGTGAGGTCGGCCGTATCTTGCCATCTGTACCCTCAATTTTCGGCCATCAAAAAGGTTACCGTCCATCGAATCCATTGCATCTTCAGCATCCCTCTTGTCGAGATATCGTACAAAGGCAAATCCTCTGCTCTCTCTTGAGAATTTGTCGCGTGGAATGTAAATATCGCCAACATCGCCATATCTTTCAAAGCAGCGTCGTAGCTCTTCAGGCGATGTACGATATGTTAAATTGTCCACTTTCAGTGAAGTCATCCCTTCAATATCGGGTGGCATTCGTGATCCATGTGACATTTTGATACAGTTTTAGGTTCTAAACGTAGATACAAATAAAGGATTGCGCCAGATATTTAAgatcttgtctgattttccgcTTCCAAAAATACAGGAACAGCTGGCTTGAAGAGATCGACGCGACACGCTCGAAACAAAATGACGTAGCCTGGATATGACGTCACATTACGGATACTGTCATGTGACAAAACAGCGGGAAAACTGCAGCGTGCAGCTCGTTCCCATCCCACGATGAATGGGGGAGGGAGGACCAATGAGGGGCCTGCCCATGTTTTACAACTCGTCGTGATCTATTCCTTTAAGGGCTAGGGGAAGTTCATCCCAACAAAAGTGTTGAGTTGAataaatagggggggggggggggaatcaacCGAGGTAAGCGacaaaaatgtcatcaaatggGATGTCAAGCCCCATTTCAATTATCtgactgttaccatagtaacattgcttatcagccaatcaaaataaaatctaaaaaCATGTCGGAAAAGAGCGTGCGACTGCATGGGATGGCATCTTTATGCCTCAACTTTTTTTCAACTTGATATACATATAggtgaaaacaatatttttcctTTGGAGGACGAATTATTGCATGAgcttaaaaagtttattttttttgcttgtcaaatttcaacGGGTAAAATCCCGGGGTAAAATAGGGCACCCCTTtcaaaaaaaatcctggatcctgTAGTGCTCATCCCGTAAAATGTCAATTCTGGATCCGCGCCAGACATTTTATACTTATTGTACAGCTGGAGGTCCTAATAGTCAAATCCAAACGTGGTACCCATGGATGTGGTACCGTTAACGTCAAAATTGTGACTGATACCCTATATATTAAATTAATTCTTTTTGTGGGGGTAGGATTAAATTGCACACAGACtctgtatcatcatcatcatcataactcaCTCAGCACTGCACAGGTACATCCAGTTACCAGTCTTGTCTATTCCAGACCATTTAGATAGCCtttatactaaaaaaaagaaaaaaaattacatgctcTTTAATGTAATAAAAATCATTAGACTCGTAGATCATTCATATACATGAAACTTTTGAGGTTCCACAATAATAAAATGAGATAAATTAATGCAacattgaaggaaaaaaaaatcacaatacatTGAATGTATCATATTAATaaactttgttttcatttatctttcagaacattttttttatttcccagCAATTGGATTTTACAGCATATGCTCTGACTCTATTAGAATCCgttaaggtacatgtatacatatcaGAAAAAATCTGAACAGACATGAAACAGAATTTTATAAGAAACTCGTGGTAAACATATAATTAATCTGATTGTTACTGGACACAAACTATTGACTCCCTATTTAACAAAAGGGGGGAAATaggaaatgaataataaatgaaatgaatgaaaaagagcATCATAACTCCTTCTAAACCATAAACAAGTgtataacataaaaaataaaataaattgaagaaTGTTAATTCTTGGAAACATGGACTTCATACGAGCATGTTTTGAATCTTTTTGGTAATATGAACATTTACATATCAAATGATTTATTATGTTTTtaccctgcccccccccccccccataacagTGGAGTCACCTCATATACCTTGTCCCCACTCTGTGTCCTTTGTCCTCTCAACCCGATTTAGATCACTGTCATTCAGTGATATGTGAGCCTGAAGGGAGAGTTCGATCCatcaaggtaattggttatcaTGAAGATATAAAGTACATGaccattgtgacctttgaattCATGGCCCCAAAATCTGATCAGAGTATTTGTCCCTATACCTAcatgaatcaattttgaaaTCAGATTCCTCACAAGTTTTTTTCAGTTATCACGAGAACAATATACTTCAATCATATAATGACTTGTTggatgacctttgacattattTTGATACATTGCATGACATAATGTAATCAGATCTTCTTCCTAACTGCATACATGAAATTAGATTTGAAGTTGATCcttcaaacattttttaagtaccatgagaaagagacatttcaatttttttataatgaccTCTGTGACATTTGACTTTGATAACCTGAAACTAATAAATTCAATAAACCGATATGCATACTTGACCCCATTTTTTGGGTCAAGCTAACCGTCTTGTGATTCTTTAGTTATCGCAAGAATAAAAATGGGACGGATGGACGGACAGCAACCCTAAAAACATACTGCCTCTGGCCAACTAAGTacacattaagaaaaaaatagcacattgtttaagcctgtcactctaacaacaagttgttcaaactttgtttgtaattgtttaaactttttaaacaacttgccTAAAAAGGTTTAACAGCTGTTTAGTTTTAAATAGTTGTTAGATGGAGTGACGGGCTtgaagataaattccagttttggtaatgatctcaaaatgacttttgacagaatctaatataatgaccacccaagtgtctgtttgtatgaataaaaaatatgtgccaaaggattctggaagaaattgtgtaattgctgagaaataagcaaaataagcgcggattctgtcacttccgtcgggtctttattccagcaatattaatacactgtcccacgtgtgcctatctgagTTGGTAATCTTCAGTCttaacatttttcagcatagattttaagatttcacaaagttcacttTAGCAGATCTAGATTCTCGATTAtgacaattaagcttggtttTATAGACGTTTTCATGGCGAATtcggtgtttactgcaactactggcatttctctttaaacaacatgcttaaaattttaaagttacaGTGTATGGTGGGTGGAAGCATACAAACAACTTTTTCAATAACAAATTCTAGAAATCTATGACACATTTGCCCTTGGCCAATCAAGTAACAGTATTTCAGAAGCTGAAACAACGTGACAACCTGTAACTAAGTTGACGTTGATAACACGTTAGATAAAAACAGGGCTCAGAACCTATTATGATGCTGCCGCATGAGCTTAAAAGAGAGGAATTTTGGGGAAAGATTTTTGTGAGctattaaataaatcattattcaaattcaaaaccaGAATTGAATTTATCGGGTTCAAAGAAGGAATGCCCAGGCAATGTATTTAAAGTGGAAACAAATATTGCATAACAGAATGTGGATTATTGTAACATGTCTTATTAATCAATATtcaccccgggggggggggggggcactcaaattattttttgatgggggCGTGCCTCACGAAactctgaaatgggggtctaaggaactgactaaaagggtaaaatacggggtcttgggaactaaatATATACCGAGCGGTGTGAAAAACAGGGTCTCCGGAACCACTGATATAGTTAGAGTCCCCGTTGCTTAATGTTAAGTAATTTGCACACACAGTAGGTTCAATAATGCAGTAGCCTTAGTGACAAATAGTACACTTCCTCAATACGTCACTAAATTCAGAATAATCAGTGCaatgaaatctgcataaaatcatggttacaaactggtgggtgtttcataaagctgttcgtaagatacaaatTAATGACTTTACGCaagactggtgatcttttcttgtgctatgtgatatccctatataattgatttatgacctaagaacatgttccagtcgtgcgttactttacgaacagctttatgaaacacccacctgcagATTCAAACCCTCTTTAGTGAATTTAggccattaaaggggaagttcagcctgacaaaaagtttattgtaaaaatagcagaaaaaataataaaaaatattgccgaaagttcaagaaaaaatcatcaaataattaaagttattagaatttcaattatttgatttgtgacgtcatatgcgagcagcattcctacatagcgaatggtaaaaaatcaatgaaatgtcattttctcagaaaattgaaaatggttttcactgtaacttttgtatttcaatagacaaatcatttcacacccgatcatgataagaaaacaaaattaagtcatcgggaaccatacaaaatttgaaattcatgcattttatattgcataacacatggggcagctgctcgttaatgacgtcacaaaaccaaaattttgaactttaataactttcttactctttaacggattttcctcaaaccttcaccaattttttttactattttttctgctatatttacaagaaagatttcttcaaggtgaacttcccctataAGGGTTACAATACCCAAGACTAcaggtagtctgcaggcacagacccttgaTTTTTCCCAATTTGGAAAGTGCacaatgcagagtctgaagtagtgagactagattcactctGTACTATGGCTGGCTCTTCTTATCTGACATATGGATTTGACACAGAgagtttgaatttgaattggaaTCTGTGTTTGCAGATAGGTGGGTGTTTGTAAAGTTAAGGGTAGAGTCTCCccgaaaatgttgatttgaatagagaaaaatcaaacgagcataatgctgaaaatttcatcaaaatcaaactgtaaaataagaaagttatggcatttcaaaatttcaattatttttcacaaaatagttatatgcccAACTCAGTGAcgtgcaaatgagacagtcgatgatgtccttcactatttcttttctttcataatgtttgaatttgagaatttttcatttttttacagattttgcaACAAGTCCAACTTGGCTGAATCATAGTTTTTAagtaatgctaattccacatgttcagtgagaaaCTTATCTGTTTCACtagaaaatgaagagaaaattagaacatttcatttttcatttaataaaatactgGAATAtcgagtggatgacatcatcggTCACCTCTTATGCATACTGACcagcatataactgttttgtaaaattaagcaaaattttaaactgtcataactttattttacatccgattttgttgattttttttttgctttttattcaaatcaacttttcgttggggtggacttgtccttcaagcACAACTGTGCGCAATACTGGAATATGTTCTCAGCTCGGTACTTATTTAAAGGGGTATATCATCTAACAAAATAGTGTAGGGTTTGCATAGCGcatgtatccaccttgttaggtgttCAAGGCGCTcttatattaccctggctaccAATTCCGCTGCTCACAACTTTTTGAGAAATTTCTTCCTgttggtacccatttacctcacctgggacgactgcagcacaatgtgggtaaatttcttgctgaagaaagacatgtcatggctgggaatcaaacccaccTCCCTCAGACTGAAAGAGGAATCTTATAAATcactagaccatgatgcccCCAACAAAGTTTAGcacaagaaatggtcaccagtaaaaaataaagacattCTTAACAAATACAACCGGCTTTATGAAAAAGCCCCCAgaaccattggcggcggaagcccccaaaattaggggggggggtccacctgaagtTTTGTGATGGACGCAGgtaaaaaaatttacaagcaaaaaaaaaaaaaaggtcatcaacctcagagctgccaacctgaaaaggaacatttcagtatttttgaagctgaaaatcagtatttcggtgaggaaatcagtattttcaaaaaataccataggaccacacatacaactgaaactttagaaatcagtattttacatgaaactagcagtattcttctcacttttcagtactaaatactgaaaatcagtactacttggcagctctgcaaccTAAATGTTAGGAAGGGACCAGagacattttaggggggggggtcaacctgaatttaggggggacgcaggaaacaaaattgacaagcaaaaaaaaggtcatcaacctgtccccccccccccccagatgaCACCGATGCCCAGAACAAGGAATCTTTGGGATTACTTTTTccatatacataaaaaatagaaaatagaatCAATTAAACATCCCATAATGTAAGGGTGATTAGGAACAATTTCTGATTTTAAGAGCTTCCATCAAACTTGCATTTATCAAACTGTGTTCACTAGCAGGGCTACATTATAAACAAGTTTAAACACTGGCCATGTTATATATCATTAGATCTGAACCATGAGGAAAAACCAAATACATTAAATAAATCTTCAAATGATCATTATAGAATAATTCAGATCGATCGATGTGATAATCCAATATTAAATGAACTTGCTATAATACCATCTTTGCCTTGAAACTCCCAACAGCTGGCACGCCTACACTCATAGTACTCTTATCTTTCAAAAATCACTCTTGAAGACTCATATGTGTAGagattgttttaatatttgtagTCCATGTATAATAGGATTTTCTCATAAAATAATAGTAAACTACATTTTTTTGTGGCAACACTATAtaaatcatgatcattatcaatgtATTGCAAGATAGATATTGAAGCCACATGTAACATTGCTCTTTGCAGAGGTCTTTACGCTGTACATTTCCTTTTCgacttttgtttatatttttcttaatacCCCGCTAGGAATCAAACTTTTTGACTTTAAGAGATTGTTCATACCCATAAATTTCCATGCAAATTAAATTGGTTCTTCAACCTCACATTCAGCAGTGGCTTTTGTCAGGAATTCAACTCATCATTTTTCCCTTCCAATTCTCTAAATTCTGCATAGACAAAAATAATGGTACCTTTATCAGAGGAAAAAGCTTTATACCCCCACCCCCTGTATCACAATGGGCAAGACTATTACCCATTATTATTTCTCCCAAGATCTGATTGCTAGCGATACATTCTTTTCTCTATGCTTCACATAAATGCAAGATCCTGTGGTTAGctcattgtttttattcatgactAGCCAATGTTCTCACATCCTGGATATTGTTAACAATGACATCCTGGTTGACTGAAATGACTATTAATTACCCCTTTTTTTCTGGAACCCTACTGCTAACAAATGTCTAATAATACCCCCCGAGTTGTTTCAATACCAGTAACATCctgtttttttatcaatatgttTCAATCAACCATCATCTGGGATCAAAGATTCATTGTCCGAAGTGTTTTTTTGTTCTCAACAAACAACTAGTCT
This genomic window from Lytechinus variegatus isolate NC3 chromosome 10, Lvar_3.0, whole genome shotgun sequence contains:
- the LOC121423036 gene encoding serine/arginine-rich splicing factor 2-like isoform X2 encodes the protein MSHGSRMPPDIEGMTSLKVDNLTYRTSPEELRRCFERYGDVGDIYIPRDKFSRESRGFAFVRYLDKRDAEDAMDSMDGNLFDGRKLRVQMARYGRPHESRGRYGGGGRRDYGDRFGGRYGGRRRSRSRSPRRRKRSYSRSRSHSRSLSRSPSPRRGRSRSHSRSRSPRHSHSNSPPMRRDRDDSRSRSRSPDEEE
- the LOC121423036 gene encoding serine/arginine-rich splicing factor 2-like isoform X1; the encoded protein is MSHGSRMPPDIEGMTSLKVDNLTYRTSPEELRRCFERYGDVGDIYIPRDKFSRESRGFAFVRYLDKRDAEDAMDSMDGNLFDGRKLRVQMARYGRPHESRGRYGGGGRRDYGDRFGGRYGGRRRSRSRSRGRYRSRSRSPRRRKRSYSRSRSHSRSLSRSPSPRRGRSRSHSRSRSPRHSHSNSPPMRRDRDDSRSRSRSPDEEE